Genomic segment of Drosophila takahashii strain IR98-3 E-12201 chromosome X, DtakHiC1v2, whole genome shotgun sequence:
CGAatctaacaatttttttcccatatatAGTCTTGTGTAATTGAATTAGAACTAacaaatatcaaacataagtgaatacaaaataaaatgcaatattAAAACAGTAGTTTGAATTGAATTATGTTTTGTAGTGCAATCAAAAAGATATAAAtctctattttattattttaaatagatgGGCATTGGGAAATCCTaataattttggaaaagtctCAGAGATTTCCCAACTTGCCGAAAAATCCCCTTTAGCTGAAGGACTCACTTGTCCCCGACTCACCTTCGATCTGCTTCATGGGACTGAGGCCGCCGGTCATGTAGGGCGAGGTCCAGTAGTCGTTGGCGTAGCAGTTGTAATCCGGGAGGCTGGTGTCCAGGAACTGCATCGAGGTGGTCATCATGGCGCTGGCACACTCCGTGGGACCCATCAAGTGCGTCATCGCGAATGggatttatgtatatatatttggttTGTGTATATCTTCTGGGGGCTCacagtaaaaaaaaggaaatcgcACTAAATTCTTGGCCCATTTATtccgatttgatttgttttcgcTGCGCGCTGTTTTGATCTCAAACGTTTTTCGCGCAGTTGTCAAATTTGATTATTGCatctcactcactcactcactcaatGTGcaccgcaaaaaaaaaatggtgaaatAAAAACAGTTCTATCGCCGAACGAATGGGTGTGAAAAATCACCGCAACCTTTCGCAGTTGTCAATCAGAATCgagatcgaaaaaaaaatgtaattccttTTTTCTTGGCTCGAATGTTTTTATGGCCCGATCGCGTTGACTGGCGAAAATTTCCTCTTTTTCGTATTTCGAATTTGGCTGATTGATTGACTTgaacttcttttatttgttttctttctatttcGCCTGGCAGAATCAGAAAGCGTTGAGTTGTCTCAATTGCCACCTTCTTCCGGCCAAGTGCGAACTGATTATCCGTATATATCGCGTCCGCCGCACTTTTCTGATCTGATCTGATCTGATCTTATCCGAGATCTCTGATCACGCACACATCCGTTCCGTAAAGCGCTGGTCCGCCGAATGAGAGCTGCCGTTTCTTTTCGATCGTTTCGGGGCACCACAGCACAGCCTCTTGAAGAGATCTCGAGAACATATCATCGTATCATCTCCCCATATCTCCGTCCGCCAATCGCCGCCAGCCGCATCCAAATTTAGACTCGGTCCCCGAACCGATCGATCCACCAATGGCCgagccgcctcctcctccgcggATCGGGTCGACATATGTTGTCTCCTCTGAGATCTTACAGTATCGTAGGACACATCCAGGGAATATGCCGGGCAGAACTGGGCGTAGGGTGCGAGAAAGGCATTTACCAGATGTGGCCTACAGTGAGGCTACAGTTTGGATAGATCTCATGATCGGACCCTTAGGGGCTTTATTATCGATATTTCCATTGTAGGTTATGTACAAGAAATAGTTCATAGAAAGTAAGACaggatatgggcacttccaaaatgtcgctcgggacatttgcacacttttaaagttgaaacaaaattgtaaaacaatggattttaattttaattatgggcttttcttttcactcttcccaagctctatttttggtaaaaatcttgattttgtaccacttttagtttttaagatatcggtaaaaaactgccgtattcgctcgggacaaaaatagaagtggatttcggggaagttcatacaacaccagaaattagcgaattctgatggaatacttgaatgcgatttttttagaatgttgttcaaacatgtcgctgcacccagaaaaatgatggacaacattttaggtcatgcatagcctaaaacattttaaatggactaaaagttcctttttaggtcatgtactgcctaaaaatttaaatttttggtatatttgccctactatttaggtcccgtatagcctaatattttaggtcatcgtgggccttaaaattaatgcattttacctaaataaatttgcacggaactctgataccgttctagcgacgctataattcccaaccagttatagcgcggcttgcatagtaacccacttcgatcgttgaataaaacagcgatttcactgctgaacagtgaagcctcttcgctcgtttttgtgtgttggcataatgacgacttcttgaagactaagccgacattgacctcgagttagctataaatttctctgtattaactttataatatgaatcatttttcagtacaaatttttaggccaaagaaagcctaacattttggataggggttttctcatattttaaggcagccaattacctaaaatctaggccaaaaattaccccattttaggccattaatggcctaacattttaggtcatacaatcctaaattttaggccattcaaggacttagctccagttttaggccaattttacctaaattctaggccattttttgacattttaggtcatttttttttctgggtgtgtgaaatgcttttggttttacccaaaaattctttgccgtttttttttatgcagtttcaaccacattcgctcgggacatgtcgctcgagacattttttccgactgttttgttaagcggatttctttacctctatctctcaattgctggatgttttgcttttaacttaatagtttagcatgtgaatgaagcattcagtacagaaaaatgtcacatattagcattcctataggataaattaacaacagaagacaggtccaagaaataacaaaaaaaatagccaaaaacagatttttgcgtatattggtggagtttgtcataaaaataatcaaactatactccaaatttgtagttaagctcagtatccaactaattagaaactaatatcggggcaaaattatgtggaaatatgttttattcaagtttcaaggtttttggcttggtggacttttttttggaagtgcccatatgttatgtatagattattatttaatttttttactcttatcaattaattaaagtattggaaattccttttaaattaAGCTACTTTAGTAGGCATTTCTTTTGAAGAGTCTCAAAGTTCACACAGgacaatttattatttatttattttaagaaaatgaataatgcaatattttagtaagtatttttcatttaaggTAGTCTTAAATATGAAGAGAAAAGCTcgaatgttttataaatatttacaataaacattattataaaactaagaTGTTAATGTTCTAAAATATCAAGAAGTTTCTAtgtaggttttataaaaaaaatgtttttgagaATTTAAGAATTATTTGAGTACCTTTTTGGGGATGTTTTATAAACGAGTAAGGATCACTGTAGCGCCATCTCCTTCCccaaatttcaatatttctgtTTACAAAatagctctctctctctctctattttcTGGTGGGGCGTGGCCTTTGGCGATGGGCAGGGGGCGAGGGGGTGGTGATCCCCACATTTGGATTTTGTTTACTTCTTGCAGGGGGCAGTGGGCAGTGGGCGTGCCCCGCCGAGTGGGTGGCTGACCTGAGTCATGCGCCTCATTTGGAAAACGCTTTTAATTGGACTGCGGCCACATGGTGGTGCTCATGGTGCTCATGGTGCAGTGCAGCCGATCCATGGTGTTGCTGCCAGTGGccataaatacaaattgcgCCATAACCTCGACACTAAATAAACCGTAAAGAGGAAAACGGAATATTAAGACGGTGGAAAGGCACAcggaaaaaaaagagataacaaaaattttgcatcactttattttctaaattttttaaaaagaaaatatttatttcgaatGAGAATTATTTTGGGAAAATAGGATGAGATTGGAACTGATATCATAAGATGGTCAGAGTGTTTTATAGACCAATGATATTTAGTATAATCTATTtgcttaaattaataatagtattacaaaatataaaattttttagaataaaGAACTATTTGCGGTGATAAAACTCTGATTTATAAACTTCGTAAGAAACAACACTATTTTgcatttataaacatttttaaaagataatttttttcggaagaaatatattttataaggtCTTTAAGGACAATGTAATAGGatcattaaaaacaattgattaCTACTTTAAACGTAGAAAAGGGGCTATGTTTTGGGTAGGGCTATGATCATAAAATCCCTGGATGCTTTTTATCCAAAACtattatatttgaaatattttcgcgCAGTGCAGGTGTACGAGGGACGCGGTAAACTGGGGGCCaacgagagagagagggagagagagagagagaaagagcaaGATAGAAGACGTGGTAGAGCTCCACAAAAATGGCGTCTGTTGGCCATTAGACCCCGGGATctgatccgatccgatccgatccggaGATCCGGGGAACCCGAAATCCGAAAAACTGGACCGATCAAAGTGAACACCCCCGATTAGCCGGGGGCGTCTGCTTTCCATCAGCCACGGGCGTTCAATTAGCGGTACCTGGTATTTGGTATTTGGTGTTTGGTATCTGGAACCTGGTACCTGGCCGGGTCTTCTCCTCCACCCGATGCGATTTGTTTACCTTCCTTATTCGTGTATATAAATCTACGCATCCAGTTGCGCCCAGGATTTATCCATTATCCATTTACGGAACtgcttgttattgtttttccttaattttcgTTCGTGTTTCGTTTGCCGCTctgtttacaattattttgagTTAAGTGGTTTCTTTCTCGGGCTTCTCGTTTATATTTTGGCATTTTCAGAAGCCATTTCTCGATCGCACTGAATCCTACCATGCAGTCcataaataattcataaattttaaaaattgttatggCATTGGCCATGCCATTAAttcttaattatttgtttgagTGTAAACAATTGGGAATAAAATGGTTACTGCTTGGAATAAATGGCTttaaaagatgaaaaataCATTCTAATCGTTTTGCACTTGGTTAGGACTAACTAAAATGAGTAATATCTCTAAAGGtaaattcttatttatttcatatttcccattatttaattttaaattacattttttgtatgaaaataaggcattataaatgatttaatatttataaaccatttaacttatataaaattcattttagaaCTCGAGGTATCGAGGGTTTATTAGTTTTGCTGGTAATTTGCAATTTGAAATTCCGGTTGAAAACTAGATTTCTAGatgtaaattattattttatatttaatttttagcaaaacaacttatattcttattattattttatttatatactatttatatttttctttatatttatttatatttataagccaattaaacttgaataaaattcattttacaaCTCGAGTTATCGAAGGTTTATTAGTTTTGCTAGTAACGCAAATTTGGATTTCCAAATGTCGGTTGAAAAGTGGCTTGGAAAGAATTTCGAACTTCAATGCGGAAAGACggaattcaaaatatatagaacTGTCTACTTTTTGCGGTTCTTCTTGCCCTTCTTCTTGGGATTTGAGGACTTGCTGGGACCGCTGGTCTCCGGAATCTTTGGTGGAACCAATGGATCTGGGGTCAGACTTATAAGAGGCACCAGATCCACTGCCATCTTCTTTTCATCGAGATCATCGCACTTCAGGGGACTTCTGTTGGTGGCCAGGAACTCGAGGCCATCGGATGATGGGGTTACGAGGCCCGGGTCCTCCAgatcgtcctcctcctcctcctccacgtGGATCAGTGAATTGGAGCTGTTCGCCGGCTTGGGGATGTCACCAGCCGGTGGCTCGACATCTTGAAAACTGCTCGATGCCTTGACCATCCCGCCATAGCTCTCAATCATGCCCGACTGCACGACGTTCTGCTTCTGCTCCAGCTTGTCCAGATCCCCCTCCTTCTCGCTCAGCTGCTTGGGCGTCAGGACAACCGGCTGCCAGCAGAGATCCAGGGTGGACATCCTCTTGACGCCCACGTCCTCCAGGACGCTCTGATTGGACAGGACGCGACCCTTGTAGGTCAGCCGACTGAAGCCCATGGGCACGCACATGGCGCGTCCAATCCGGGCCTTGAGATGGCCCACCGTTCCGAAGCGATCCACCTCGTAGATGTTCTTCCGCCCGTCTCGGGTCTGAACCAGCAGTTGCATCTTCCTCATCTTGAATCTCCCGAGTCGGTTGACTTCTGCCCGGTTTCAAACAACAGCACGTTTTATCTATACAATCTCCGTTGTTTTCTATCCCCGGGTTGTCCTGTGTTTTTTGGGGTCTAGTCTGGTCAAGGAAAAGTTTGCATTTGAATGCCTCGCCGAACTGTCATCATCATCGCAATGTGACTACTAAGTCATGGCATCCTGAGAAACTTTAATCACTTGGAAAAAGTATTATATACTGGTATATATCGATAAAAACATTACATTTTTGgtactttttttgtaaaaagaattctattttttttaggaaaattggGATCAAGGATTTGTTGAAACAAATACAGGAAATGTTTCCACGTTTTTTCGTCGTATAGATCGAGTGCTTTGCTCAGTTAATAATATAAGCAAACGATCCAcactacttttggaaatatttaaaaatatatacgttttcacaaattttgctagttttttttaagggtggcatcttcttttttttttaaattctcaaaaataaaatttttcaaatttgaacgCCAATGGATCGAGACTttattacacacaaaaaaaattgcttggtaaaattgaccaacaaagatagttacgtaactattaaaatagttacgtgtattttgtttttgctttgggtgtgtgtctttgctaattctgtgcattttgttgttgtgaaataactatttacttagtagaattgacaattttgctggttggggcctgtttgacaattattacagttgattttaccaagttttttttgtgtgtacgaaTTCATAACATTAGATATTTGGAAAattgtttgctttgctttggacaaaatactaatttttttaaaggaaatttaggattacgaatttatttatttttcatcggAAAAaggtattaaataaatatttaaaatttttaagtgtaCAATGTGTTGtactaagaaatttaaatatatatctaaaTTTTGGCTTCCTTCGATCTGAGAACCATCCACGAACTGATCTATTTCCGCACATCCAGTTCGATTGGAAATGGCCCCGGAAAAGCGAGCCGTGAAAAGTAATTGACAAACATTCGGAGGCGTCGACACATTTATGCACCCCTCATTGGCGGAGAGAGCTTCCGGTTTTGGTACTGCTTGTGGTTCTGGTTCGGGACCGGGTTCGGGATCGGGATCTCGGGATCTATAAGGAGGAACGGAGTGGTATGGATGGAGGGGTAGTATAATGTCAACTGCAGTTCGGGCCATCAAGTGCCGACCGTTGACAGCTCGTAAAaagccaaattaaaacaaaatttttgatCAATATTTGccctccatttccatttcattttcatatttatgtttgtttagaccaaacaaaaaaagattgttaaaaatgaaaatattttttattatcatacttttaactttttaaaatctttccaTGGGATTTCCAGCCTTTTAATcactttaacaaattttttaataaatcaaattaaacattaaaaaaaatcgtcattacttttcatatttatgttttttcagaaatatacGCAGTTTTCctccatttcattttcatatttatcttTGTTcagaccaaacaaaaaaataattattaaaaattaaaatattttttattatcatacttttaatttttaaaaatctttcaaTGGGATTTCCAGTCTTTTAATCacttcaaaaaagtttttaataaatcaaattaaacattaaaagcTCGTCAttacttttcatatttatgttttttcagaaatatatgcaaacgtttaaagaatttatattttttatcatgTTAATTTAAGTAACACAACTTTAAGAAAAATGATTCAAGATTCATATTCAAAATATCTAGATTGTATTTCCAGCCttttaatatctttaaaaaatgcacccaaatgtcttaaataatttcaatacaAAACcagtcatttttttaaactagtatttttttattttcgtttaagGCAACCAAAAAAATGCTATACGTaacaattataatataatgctgttttttttttttttttatatagcatatttttatttatagcgtTGATCAACCAACTTAATGCTGCTAgccgaaaaatgtttattacgGTTTATATAGacgtaatataaaataaattaatattaaaatataaagcaatagaatataaaaataatcaaaaagaaaataccATCATTACTTGTTACTtgtagatttatttttatttttgttcaaggcaaaaaaaaaagaagaaaatgatATACATATCAATTATAATGCTGCGGAA
This window contains:
- the LOC108070305 gene encoding uncharacterized protein, whose translation is MRKMQLLVQTRDGRKNIYEVDRFGTVGHLKARIGRAMCVPMGFSRLTYKGRVLSNQSVLEDVGVKRMSTLDLCWQPVVLTPKQLSEKEGDLDKLEQKQNVVQSGMIESYGGMVKASSSFQDVEPPAGDIPKPANSSNSLIHVEEEEEDDLEDPGLVTPSSDGLEFLATNRSPLKCDDLDEKKMAVDLVPLISLTPDPLVPPKIPETSGPSKSSNPKKKGKKNRKK